Proteins from one Neodiprion fabricii isolate iyNeoFabr1 chromosome 5, iyNeoFabr1.1, whole genome shotgun sequence genomic window:
- the LOC124183375 gene encoding pleiotropic regulator 1 isoform X2 → MDVQRHSVHTLVFRSLKRTHDMFLSNQGTLPPVDPSTELLKKAIKSKDSYSPVLDRVRRNNHLKSNHDHNSDPPPPGDDTFNGGNNSSAMVPYGGGMGNSVSLSSSMPTNTNSTSSTVMNLPPKKTPAIAKPRWHAPWKLYRVISGHLGWVRCCAIEPGNDWFATGSADRVIKIWDLASGKLKVSLTGHISSVRGLAVSHRHPYLFSCGEDRQVKCWDLEYNKVIRHYHGHLSAVYSMALHPNIDVLVTAGRDSTARVWDMRTKANVHTLAGHTNTVASVICQAAEPQVITGSHDCTIRLWDLAAGKSRATLTNHKKSVRSVVFHPTLYMFASASPDNIKQWKCPEGKFIQNLSGHNAIVNCLAVNADGVLVSGADNGSMQLWDWRTGYNFQRLQAPVQPGSMDSEAGVFSITFDMSGTRMITTEADKTIKVYKEDDTASEESHPINWRPDIIKRRKY, encoded by the exons ATG GACGTGCAACGACACTCGGTACATACCCTGGTGTTTCGTTCTCTTAAGAGAACACATGATATGTTTTTGTCAAATCAAGGAACCCTTCCTCCGGTTGATCCTTCAAC GGAATTGCTGAAAAAAGCCATCAAATCTAAAGACTCTTACTCGCCAGTCTTAGATCGAGTTAGAAGAAACAATCACCTAAAATCTAATCATGATCACAATTCGGACCCTCCCCCACCTGGTG ATGATACCTTCAATGGAGGTAACAATTCATCTGCGATGGTACCTTACGGTGGCGGAATGGGCAACTCAGTCAGTTTGAGCTCATCAATGCCCACTAATACCAACAGCACTTCGTCAACTGTCATGAATCTCCCACCAAAAAAGACCCCAGCAATAGCAAAACCACGCTGGCATGCTCCTTGGAAATTGTATAGAGTAATAAGTGGCCATCTTGGTTGGGTACGGTGCTGTGCTATCGAACCTGGCAACGACTGGTTCGCTACAGGATCAGCTGACAGAGTTATCAAG ATTTGGGATCTTGCTAGCGGAAAGTTGAAAGTATCTTTAACCGGACATATCAGTAGCGTACGTGGTCTTGCCGTGTCTCATAGACACCCGTATCTATTCTCATGTGGCGAAGATCGTCAAGTCAAATGCTGGGATCTAGAATACAACAAG GTTATAAGACATTACCATGGTCACTTGTCAGCAGTTTATTCCATGGCTCTGCATCCAAATATTGATGTACTAGTCACAGCAGGCAGAGATTCGACCGCTCGCGTTTGGGATATGCGAACGAAAGCGAACGTTCACACGCTGGCTGGGCATACAAATACAGTAGCTAGTGTGATATGTCAGGCAGCAGAACCTCAG gTCATAACTGGTAGCCACGACTGTACAATCAGACTGTGGGACTTAGCTGCCGGAAAATCTAGAGCAACTTTAACAAATCATAAAAAGAGCGTTAGATCTGTTGTGTTTCATCCGACGTT ATACATGTTCGCGTCAGCCTCACCCGATAATATCAAACAATGGAAATGCCCAGAAGGAAAATTCATCCAAAACTTGTCTGGTCATAATGCAATTGTCAATTGCCTGGCCGTTAACGCGGATGGTGTACTTGTATCTGGTGCTGACAATGGTTCCATGCAGTTATGGGATTGGAGGACCGG ctACAACTTCCAGAGACTTCAAGCCCCAGTTCAACCTGGTTCAATGGATAGCGAAGCAGGCGTTTTTAGTATTACATTCGACATGTCGGGGACACGTATGATAACTACCGAAGCCGACAAGACGATAAAAGTCTACAAGGAAGACGACACAGCG TCCGAAGAAAGTCATCCGATTAATTGGAGGCCTGACATCATTAAGCGAAGAAAATATTAG
- the LOC124183375 gene encoding pleiotropic regulator 1 isoform X1 gives MDVQRHSVHTLVFRSLKRTHDMFLSNQGTLPPVDPSTELLKKAIKSKDSYSPVLDRVRRNNHLKSNHDHNSDPPPPGDDTFNGGNNSSAMVPYGGGMGNSVSLSSSMPTNTNSTSSTVMNLPPKKTPAIAKPRWHAPWKLYRVISGHLGWVRCCAIEPGNDWFATGSADRVIKIWDLASGKLKVSLTGHISSVRGLAVSHRHPYLFSCGEDRQVKCWDLEYNKVIRHYHGHLSAVYSMALHPNIDVLVTAGRDSTARVWDMRTKANVHTLAGHTNTVASVICQAAEPQVITGSHDCTIRLWDLAAGKSRATLTNHKKSVRSVVFHPTLYMFASASPDNIKQWKCPEGKFIQNLSGHNAIVNCLAVNADGVLVSGADNGSMQLWDWRTGYNFQRLQAPVQPGSMDSEAGVFSITFDMSGTRMITTEADKTIKVYKEDDTAVRLVIYIKCRMNLFTMIVSYSYYFYFLLLQQIVNLNII, from the exons ATG GACGTGCAACGACACTCGGTACATACCCTGGTGTTTCGTTCTCTTAAGAGAACACATGATATGTTTTTGTCAAATCAAGGAACCCTTCCTCCGGTTGATCCTTCAAC GGAATTGCTGAAAAAAGCCATCAAATCTAAAGACTCTTACTCGCCAGTCTTAGATCGAGTTAGAAGAAACAATCACCTAAAATCTAATCATGATCACAATTCGGACCCTCCCCCACCTGGTG ATGATACCTTCAATGGAGGTAACAATTCATCTGCGATGGTACCTTACGGTGGCGGAATGGGCAACTCAGTCAGTTTGAGCTCATCAATGCCCACTAATACCAACAGCACTTCGTCAACTGTCATGAATCTCCCACCAAAAAAGACCCCAGCAATAGCAAAACCACGCTGGCATGCTCCTTGGAAATTGTATAGAGTAATAAGTGGCCATCTTGGTTGGGTACGGTGCTGTGCTATCGAACCTGGCAACGACTGGTTCGCTACAGGATCAGCTGACAGAGTTATCAAG ATTTGGGATCTTGCTAGCGGAAAGTTGAAAGTATCTTTAACCGGACATATCAGTAGCGTACGTGGTCTTGCCGTGTCTCATAGACACCCGTATCTATTCTCATGTGGCGAAGATCGTCAAGTCAAATGCTGGGATCTAGAATACAACAAG GTTATAAGACATTACCATGGTCACTTGTCAGCAGTTTATTCCATGGCTCTGCATCCAAATATTGATGTACTAGTCACAGCAGGCAGAGATTCGACCGCTCGCGTTTGGGATATGCGAACGAAAGCGAACGTTCACACGCTGGCTGGGCATACAAATACAGTAGCTAGTGTGATATGTCAGGCAGCAGAACCTCAG gTCATAACTGGTAGCCACGACTGTACAATCAGACTGTGGGACTTAGCTGCCGGAAAATCTAGAGCAACTTTAACAAATCATAAAAAGAGCGTTAGATCTGTTGTGTTTCATCCGACGTT ATACATGTTCGCGTCAGCCTCACCCGATAATATCAAACAATGGAAATGCCCAGAAGGAAAATTCATCCAAAACTTGTCTGGTCATAATGCAATTGTCAATTGCCTGGCCGTTAACGCGGATGGTGTACTTGTATCTGGTGCTGACAATGGTTCCATGCAGTTATGGGATTGGAGGACCGG ctACAACTTCCAGAGACTTCAAGCCCCAGTTCAACCTGGTTCAATGGATAGCGAAGCAGGCGTTTTTAGTATTACATTCGACATGTCGGGGACACGTATGATAACTACCGAAGCCGACAAGACGATAAAAGTCTACAAGGAAGACGACACAGCGGTGCGTTTAGTAATTTATATTAAGTGTCGCATGAACTTATTTACCATGATTGTTTCCTATTcatattacttttattttctgttgTTACAACAAATCGTAAACTTAAACATAATTTAA
- the LOC124183379 gene encoding tubulin-folding cofactor B, translating into MTEYSVVTSDFVNLNITNSGQQTCCVERRFQKGITLDDFKGKLELLTGGNSATMKLEVYDKNDKLICKPDQGDRLLGSYPIDDGMRVHVIDNCIRPYDETAQVDKFELSESEYAKRSDTVKAFLERNKLGKYNEEETKRREEEKRREEEADEAAARACKVGDRCETQVPNQPRRRGTVMYVGKTEFKSGWWIGVKYDEPLGKNDGSVQGKRYFDCLPNYGGFLKPAHIKVGDYPEEDFNLDEEL; encoded by the exons ATGACAGAATACAGCGTGGTAACCTCAGACTTCGTTAACCTAAACATCACCAATTCGGGGCAACAAACTTGCTGCGTCGAAAGGAGATTTCAAAAGGGAATCACTCTCGATGATTTTAAG GGTAAACTCGAACTCCTTACAGGAGGTAATTCAGCCACCATGAAATTAGAGGTGTACGATAAAAATGACAAACTGATCTGCAAACCTGACCAGGGTGACCGCTTGTTGGGATCTTATCCGATCGATGATGGAATGAGAGTTCAT GTGATAGATAACTGCATTCGACCTTACGATGAAACTGCACAGGTGGATAAATTCGAACTGTCTGAATCGGAGTATGCCAAACGATCCG acacaGTGAAAGCATTCCTAGAGAGAAACAAGTTGGGTAAATATAATGAGGAAGAAACTAAGAGAAGGGAAGAAGAGAAACGTCGAGAAGAGGAGGCAGATGAAGCCGCTGCCAGAGCTTGCAAGGTCGGCGATCGTTGCGAAACTCAAGTACCAAATCAACCGAGACGTAGAGGAACGGTCATGTATGTTG GTAAAACCGAATTCAAGTCTGGTTGGTGGATTGGTGTCAAATATGATGAGCCATTGGGAAAAAATGATGGATC CGTCCAAGGAAAAAGGTATTTCGATTGCCTGCCGAATTACGGTGGTTTTTTGAAGCCTGCACATATCAAGGTGGGAGACTATCCGGAGGAAGATTTCAACTTGGACGAGGAACTTTAA